A single window of Vibrio sp. SCSIO 43137 DNA harbors:
- a CDS encoding OmpA family protein translates to MKKLAVLASGLIVALPAVVSAEMYLGGKLGQSWLDDSCSVSSSCDDDAIGGGVYAGYNFTEMLGIEAGYDVLGDFKSNFTHVGTNYVVDDNLKAFTLAPKLTLPAGIVDVYGKLGLAFVDYDSYDDEALLAAVGVEYDYTPEWSVRLEYQRINNITDAFIQSLDVNSVFLGLTYTFGASSPEPMPVAPAPVVKEEPKPEPVAEPEPAKPAPVKSTKMFKEYGVELFDTDSAKLAANSEQYFDWLVGIMKKYPQANAEIIGHTDSRGSAEYNQSLSERRAQSVADYLYSQGIESSRITVKGEGENNPKASNDTPEGRMANRRVEVIIDEFEYQE, encoded by the coding sequence ATGAAAAAGTTAGCAGTGCTTGCATCCGGCCTTATAGTCGCACTACCCGCAGTGGTTTCAGCAGAGATGTATCTGGGTGGTAAGCTTGGTCAGTCATGGCTGGATGATTCCTGCTCAGTAAGCAGTTCGTGTGATGATGATGCGATCGGCGGAGGTGTTTACGCTGGTTATAACTTCACAGAGATGCTCGGAATTGAAGCTGGTTATGATGTGCTGGGTGATTTTAAGTCTAATTTTACCCATGTAGGAACAAACTATGTTGTCGATGATAACCTGAAAGCGTTTACTCTTGCTCCTAAATTAACACTGCCTGCAGGGATAGTGGATGTTTACGGTAAGCTGGGTTTGGCGTTTGTTGATTACGATAGCTATGACGATGAAGCGTTACTTGCGGCAGTAGGTGTTGAGTATGACTATACACCTGAGTGGTCTGTTCGTCTGGAGTATCAGCGTATTAATAATATTACTGATGCATTTATCCAGAGTCTTGATGTTAATTCTGTCTTTCTCGGGCTGACATATACCTTCGGAGCCAGCTCACCGGAGCCAATGCCTGTTGCTCCCGCTCCTGTTGTGAAAGAAGAGCCGAAACCAGAGCCGGTTGCAGAACCGGAACCAGCTAAACCTGCACCAGTTAAATCGACCAAGATGTTTAAAGAGTACGGTGTTGAGCTGTTTGATACTGATAGCGCCAAACTGGCTGCGAACAGTGAGCAGTATTTTGATTGGTTAGTGGGAATCATGAAAAAGTATCCTCAGGCAAATGCAGAAATCATTGGCCATACGGATTCACGGGGTTCTGCGGAGTACAACCAGTCACTGTCTGAAAGACGTGCTCAGTCAGTAGCTGATTATCTATACTCTCAGGGTATTGAGTCCTCACGAATCACAGTTAAAGGTGAGGGTGAAAACAATCCTAAGGCATCAAATGACACTCCGGAGGGCCGTATGGCTAACCGTCGTGTAGAAGTGATTATTGATGAGTTTGAATATCAGGAGTAG